A window from Chryseobacterium vaccae encodes these proteins:
- a CDS encoding HRDC domain-containing protein, whose amino-acid sequence MKVKVFKIRLPEEFLYKDQKMLDDFLDVNEIIKVETAFVNDECYWSVILYFEEIKPLKNIVRESKVVKYSADNEILSSDEEKILTALKLWRSEKAREQNLPTYFIASNKELVSVAKYKPAKKEELLDIKGFGKHKIENYGEEILEILESV is encoded by the coding sequence ATGAAAGTAAAAGTTTTTAAAATCAGGCTTCCGGAAGAATTTTTGTACAAAGATCAAAAAATGCTTGACGATTTCCTGGATGTGAATGAAATTATAAAAGTAGAAACGGCTTTTGTAAATGACGAATGTTATTGGTCTGTAATACTGTATTTTGAAGAGATAAAACCATTGAAAAATATAGTAAGAGAATCCAAAGTGGTAAAATACTCTGCTGATAATGAGATTTTAAGCTCTGATGAAGAGAAGATTCTGACTGCCCTGAAACTCTGGAGATCAGAAAAAGCAAGAGAACAGAACCTACCCACTTATTTTATTGCGAGTAATAAAGAACTGGTATCGGTTGCGAAGTATAAGCCTGCAAAAAAAGAAGAACTGCTTGATATCAAAGGCTTCGGGAAACATAAGATCGAAAATTATGGCGAAGAAATCCTGGAGATTCTTGAAAGCGTCTGA
- a CDS encoding single-stranded DNA-binding protein, which translates to MSLRNKVTLIGYTGKEVEIVNFDNGTLKANVSLATNDHYTNAKGEKVEETQWHNLIAFGKTAEILQKYVSKGKEIAIEGKLTYRSYDDKDGVKRYITEIRVDEILLLGGK; encoded by the coding sequence ATGTCACTAAGAAACAAAGTAACATTAATTGGTTACACAGGAAAAGAAGTAGAAATAGTAAACTTCGACAACGGAACTCTAAAAGCAAACGTATCTTTGGCTACCAATGATCATTACACCAACGCAAAAGGAGAAAAAGTAGAAGAAACACAATGGCACAATCTGATTGCTTTTGGGAAAACAGCGGAAATACTCCAGAAATATGTTTCCAAAGGAAAAGAAATAGCTATTGAAGGAAAACTGACGTATCGATCATACGATGACAAAGACGGTGTTAAGCGATATATAACAGAAATCAGAGTAGATGAGATTCTGCTTCTGGGAGGCAAATAA
- a CDS encoding arginase family protein, producing the protein MKRSITIFEFPLNLGLKKKEHETEPGVKKLPDWLRKFGFHKRIDPQHIFRLEAPEYSMNMDEESGVRNAGKIIEYARKQSEFILKNHHPENFNIMLGGDCSVLIGNALALKKLGNFGLFYLDGHTDFIPPTLSETGAAAGMDLAIVTGYGHNKLTDIDGFKPYFQEENIFCVGNAETNDDEYTAEIIRSNIHYFDLEHLRKNGFKKTAEDFLTMIKYKSLDGFFIHFDVDILKDKLMPAVDSRMEDGIDYNNLQEMLNPLIRSPKCFGIQITILDPDYDPEGIYTQPFINNLIQIIKNKEE; encoded by the coding sequence ATGAAAAGAAGCATCACTATTTTTGAGTTCCCTCTCAATCTGGGACTTAAGAAAAAAGAGCACGAGACAGAACCTGGTGTAAAAAAACTCCCGGACTGGCTCAGAAAGTTTGGTTTTCATAAAAGAATTGATCCCCAGCATATTTTCAGACTGGAAGCTCCTGAATATTCCATGAATATGGATGAAGAATCAGGGGTACGAAATGCAGGCAAGATCATTGAATATGCACGGAAACAATCCGAATTTATTCTGAAAAACCATCATCCAGAAAATTTCAATATTATGTTGGGTGGTGATTGCAGCGTTCTAATCGGAAACGCCCTCGCACTAAAGAAGCTGGGGAATTTCGGACTTTTTTATCTTGACGGCCACACGGATTTTATTCCGCCAACGCTTTCTGAAACGGGAGCCGCTGCCGGAATGGATCTGGCTATAGTTACAGGATACGGTCATAACAAATTGACGGATATTGACGGCTTTAAACCTTATTTTCAAGAGGAAAATATTTTCTGTGTCGGAAATGCAGAAACCAATGATGATGAATATACGGCCGAAATCATCCGTTCAAATATTCATTATTTTGACCTTGAACATCTCAGAAAAAACGGCTTCAAAAAAACTGCGGAAGATTTTCTTACCATGATCAAATATAAAAGTCTTGACGGGTTTTTCATTCATTTTGATGTAGATATTCTGAAAGATAAACTTATGCCCGCGGTAGACAGCCGGATGGAAGACGGAATTGATTACAACAACCTTCAGGAAATGCTGAATCCTTTGATCCGGTCACCAAAGTGTTTTGGAATCCAGATTACCATTCTTGATCCAGACTATGATCCGGAGGGAATTTATACCCAGCCGTTTATTAACAACTTAATTCAAATTATAAAAAATAAAGAAGAGTAA
- a CDS encoding HPP family protein: MKKTIKRTFRVSKYVIYKETLVDYKEHFWSFLGAFFGIGIIAFIQSHSLTETENIFLIGSFGASSVLIYGAIQSPLAQPRNLIGGHVFSAIVGVTVYKIVPDIIWLSAPLAVAFSIVLMQYTKTLHPPGGATALIAVSSTGKIPELGYWYVISPVLSGCIILLIVALFFNNITPNRSYPSHSSFKRLLKKRHGHHLK, from the coding sequence ATGAAGAAGACGATAAAAAGAACTTTCAGGGTCTCAAAATATGTGATTTATAAGGAAACGCTGGTTGATTACAAGGAGCATTTCTGGTCATTTCTGGGTGCATTTTTTGGAATCGGAATCATTGCTTTTATTCAATCCCATTCTTTAACGGAGACTGAAAATATATTTCTGATCGGTTCTTTTGGCGCCTCGAGTGTTTTGATTTACGGAGCCATCCAAAGTCCTCTGGCACAGCCCAGAAACCTGATTGGAGGACATGTTTTTTCAGCTATTGTGGGGGTTACTGTTTACAAGATTGTCCCTGATATTATCTGGCTTTCCGCTCCATTGGCAGTGGCTTTTTCTATTGTTCTGATGCAGTACACAAAAACTCTTCACCCTCCTGGCGGAGCAACGGCTCTGATCGCAGTAAGTTCTACGGGAAAAATCCCTGAATTGGGGTATTGGTACGTTATCTCCCCTGTTTTATCGGGGTGTATTATCCTGCTGATTGTGGCTTTATTTTTCAATAATATAACGCCTAACCGAAGCTACCCTTCTCACAGCAGTTTTAAAAGACTGTTAAAGAAAAGACATGGCCACCACTTAAAATAA
- a CDS encoding TIGR01777 family oxidoreductase translates to MKEIVLITGAGGMVAQELSKKIGKEFEVRFLTRKKKHEHEFKWDIRKRMIDGAALDGVSHIIHLAGANISEKRWTKERKEELISSRVDSAELLLKTIRDKKMKLKSFISASGINFYGTETTENIYTEDDMPGNDFLSEVVVLWERAADNFREQILAERVIKIRTAVVLSEKDGALKKMVPTIKYGIGSALGSGKQYMPWIHIDDLCSIYETALKNSEINGAYNAVAPEHTTNENLTKEIAGVLKKPLFMPNVPSFVLKLMFGELADALLKGSRASSQKIQSTGFRFRFPDLKKALEDLLIQNNTQ, encoded by the coding sequence ATGAAAGAAATTGTTCTGATCACAGGTGCTGGCGGCATGGTTGCACAGGAACTGTCTAAAAAGATAGGAAAAGAATTTGAAGTAAGGTTTTTAACCAGAAAAAAGAAACATGAACATGAATTTAAATGGGATATCCGGAAAAGAATGATTGATGGGGCTGCTTTGGATGGAGTTTCCCACATTATCCACCTCGCAGGAGCCAATATTTCTGAAAAACGCTGGACCAAAGAGAGAAAAGAAGAGTTGATTTCCAGCCGTGTAGATTCTGCGGAGCTTCTTCTGAAAACGATAAGAGATAAAAAAATGAAACTTAAATCTTTTATTTCGGCTTCAGGAATTAATTTTTACGGTACGGAAACTACGGAAAACATTTATACGGAAGATGATATGCCGGGGAATGATTTCCTGAGTGAAGTTGTTGTTCTTTGGGAAAGAGCTGCGGATAACTTTAGGGAACAGATTCTTGCAGAAAGAGTGATAAAAATAAGAACAGCCGTTGTACTCTCGGAAAAAGACGGAGCCTTGAAAAAAATGGTTCCAACAATAAAATATGGTATCGGATCTGCTTTAGGCAGCGGAAAGCAATATATGCCCTGGATTCATATTGATGATCTATGCTCAATCTATGAAACAGCATTGAAAAATTCAGAAATAAACGGAGCTTATAATGCCGTTGCTCCAGAACATACCACTAATGAAAATTTAACAAAAGAAATTGCCGGAGTTCTTAAAAAACCTTTATTCATGCCCAATGTTCCGTCATTTGTTTTAAAGCTGATGTTCGGTGAACTGGCAGACGCACTTCTGAAAGGTTCAAGAGCTTCATCCCAAAAAATACAGAGTACAGGATTCAGGTTCAGATTTCCTGATCTGAAAAAGGCTTTGGAAGATTTATTAATTCAAAACAATACTCAATAA
- the nudK gene encoding GDP-mannose pyrophosphatase NudK gives MHTPNVDIIQTEILSDNWYTLKKVTYSISKKDDSTETQSREAYDRGNGAVILLYHKTLKSVILTRQFRLPTFINGNQDGMLIEACAGLLDNDHPEECIKRETEEETGYKISNAEKIFEAYMSPGSVTEILHFFIAEYSQDMKIADGGGLEEEGEHIEVLELPFDKALKMIDEGEIKDAKTIMLLQYLRIKGIL, from the coding sequence ATGCACACTCCCAACGTAGATATTATTCAAACAGAAATTCTTTCTGACAACTGGTATACTTTAAAAAAAGTAACATATTCTATTTCTAAAAAAGACGATTCAACCGAGACCCAAAGCAGAGAAGCTTATGACCGGGGAAACGGAGCGGTTATCTTACTTTATCATAAAACTTTAAAATCGGTTATTTTAACCCGACAGTTCAGGCTCCCTACTTTCATCAACGGAAATCAGGATGGGATGCTTATTGAAGCCTGTGCCGGACTTCTGGATAATGATCATCCCGAAGAATGTATCAAAAGAGAAACGGAAGAGGAAACCGGATATAAAATTTCCAATGCCGAAAAAATATTTGAAGCATATATGTCTCCCGGTTCTGTTACTGAAATCCTGCATTTTTTTATCGCTGAATATTCCCAGGATATGAAAATTGCAGACGGAGGCGGACTGGAAGAGGAAGGTGAACACATTGAAGTGTTGGAACTTCCATTTGACAAAGCTCTTAAAATGATTGATGAAGGAGAGATTAAAGATGCGAAAACAATTATGCTGCTGCAGTATCTTAGAATTAAGGGAATCTTATAA
- a CDS encoding DUF2750 domain-containing protein has translation MLQDHITVENRHKDFITKVCETEIIYALKDETGFAVSYSNELEYEDGEPVQIICFWSDQARAKSCIEKEWDHYKVSEIFLNDFIENWCLGMNRDGIVAGTNFDNHLFGYEAEPLELILDLIEELKKTGKSIKFKKFESIEDLETQVKEVLED, from the coding sequence ATGCTACAAGACCATATTACGGTAGAAAACCGCCATAAAGATTTTATTACAAAAGTCTGCGAAACTGAAATTATTTATGCTTTAAAGGATGAAACAGGTTTTGCAGTCTCCTACTCCAACGAACTGGAATATGAAGACGGTGAACCTGTACAGATCATCTGCTTCTGGTCTGATCAGGCAAGGGCAAAATCCTGTATTGAAAAGGAATGGGATCACTATAAAGTATCAGAGATTTTTCTGAATGATTTTATCGAAAACTGGTGCCTGGGAATGAATCGGGACGGAATTGTTGCAGGAACTAATTTTGACAATCATCTGTTCGGATATGAGGCTGAACCTCTGGAACTGATCCTTGATCTTATTGAAGAACTTAAGAAAACAGGAAAATCCATCAAATTCAAAAAGTTCGAGAGCATTGAGGATCTGGAAACTCAGGTTAAGGAAGTTTTAGAAGATTAG
- a CDS encoding DUF2306 domain-containing protein yields MAKSIGIKIVNALAVLSVMIFSIVMLQTIFQYTGLEKNVGFLQFKQQVVNNPYWMAFFYIHIFSITLCLLAGLTQFSSLFLQENKKLHRIIGKIYIYNILLINVPACFVLGLFSNGGLTGITGFLLQDILWAYFTTTAVLSIKKGNITGHRNAMILSYAVTVTAITFRIIKNLFYHEELHDYELFYGMNVWLSLIINLSIAFFIIKRNRRISASEIQIVEKNKSGHKQH; encoded by the coding sequence ATGGCAAAGTCTATTGGAATAAAGATCGTTAATGCACTGGCTGTACTTTCTGTGATGATATTCAGTATCGTCATGCTGCAGACTATCTTCCAATATACCGGCCTGGAAAAGAATGTGGGCTTTCTTCAGTTTAAGCAGCAGGTGGTTAACAATCCGTATTGGATGGCTTTTTTCTATATTCATATTTTTTCGATAACCTTGTGTCTGTTGGCTGGTTTAACGCAGTTTTCGAGCCTGTTTTTACAGGAAAATAAAAAGCTGCACAGGATTATTGGCAAGATTTACATTTATAATATCCTGCTCATTAATGTACCAGCCTGTTTCGTATTGGGGCTTTTTTCGAATGGAGGATTAACAGGAATTACCGGATTTTTGCTTCAGGATATACTTTGGGCTTATTTTACCACGACTGCTGTTCTTTCCATTAAAAAAGGAAACATTACAGGACATAGAAATGCTATGATCCTGAGCTATGCCGTGACCGTTACTGCCATTACCTTCAGAATTATTAAAAATCTCTTCTACCATGAAGAGCTTCATGACTATGAATTGTTTTATGGAATGAATGTGTGGCTGTCACTCATCATTAATCTTTCAATTGCCTTTTTCATCATTAAAAGAAACCGGCGGATATCAGCGTCCGAGATTCAGATTGTAGAAAAAAATAAA